One genomic window of Oceanispirochaeta sp. includes the following:
- a CDS encoding GH32 C-terminal domain-containing protein, with the protein MIQQPIQTLEQLREMKGSFSLTEKNSPSEISLEGSDLWDISLAGIPLTVEEPLELTFLWNQGDVLKLSFSPHEFMMDRSSCGSLFSKGLWNRIKAPLSSRTLTDCRILLDRGLIEVFLDGGRSCMTNQIFPAGRLKKLRITPGNRIEEIKGFPLRSIWGGM; encoded by the coding sequence ATGATTCAGCAACCGATTCAAACCCTGGAACAGCTGAGGGAAATGAAAGGTTCATTCTCATTAACTGAGAAGAATTCCCCCTCAGAAATTTCTCTGGAGGGATCTGATCTCTGGGATATCAGCCTGGCGGGAATTCCCCTGACAGTGGAGGAGCCCCTGGAACTGACATTCCTTTGGAATCAGGGTGATGTATTAAAACTCAGTTTTTCCCCTCATGAATTTATGATGGACAGATCATCCTGCGGCAGTCTCTTTTCCAAGGGCCTCTGGAACAGAATAAAAGCTCCCCTGTCCAGTAGAACTCTGACAGATTGCCGGATTCTACTGGACAGAGGATTGATAGAGGTATTCCTTGACGGTGGAAGGTCCTGTATGACCAATCAGATTTTCCCGGCAGGAAGACTTAAAAAACTTAGAATCACTCCGGGAAACCGGATTGAAGAAATAAAGGGATTCCCTCTCAGAAGTATTTGGGGTGGAATGTAG